From a single Bacillus pumilus genomic region:
- a CDS encoding zinc-binding alcohol dehydrogenase family protein: MKAVGLLEYLPIEHEQSLMDQEVEKPKATGRDVLVKVEAVSVNPVDTKVRSPKDQKEEKLKILGYDASGTVVEVGESCTLFQPGDHVYYAGDITRQGSNSEYQLVDERIVAKKPANLSFAEAAAMPLTTITAYEALFDRMHMKRNAEGATLLIIGGAGGVGSIAIQLAKLANATVIATASRPETKKWCLSLGADHIIDHHQPLLAQLTEKGIGEVDFILCLNDTDGHFKGMAEAIKPQGTICTIVENQHNLDIQLLKNKSAAFVWEFMFTRPMYKTADMIKQHELLTEAAELFEQGTLTHTLTKVLSPINAAHLKQAHQTLEQGKMIGKFVLEGFEKGESV; encoded by the coding sequence GTGAAAGCTGTTGGACTATTGGAGTACTTACCGATTGAGCATGAGCAAAGCCTGATGGATCAGGAAGTAGAAAAGCCTAAAGCAACGGGCAGGGATGTACTGGTGAAGGTAGAGGCTGTGTCAGTGAATCCAGTTGATACAAAGGTGAGGTCACCGAAGGATCAGAAAGAAGAAAAGCTGAAAATTCTTGGCTACGATGCAAGCGGCACGGTTGTTGAAGTCGGCGAATCTTGTACATTGTTTCAGCCTGGTGACCACGTGTACTATGCGGGAGATATCACGCGTCAAGGCTCTAATAGTGAGTATCAGCTTGTGGATGAACGGATTGTGGCGAAAAAGCCTGCCAATCTCTCCTTTGCAGAAGCTGCGGCGATGCCGCTTACGACCATTACGGCATATGAAGCGCTATTTGACCGGATGCATATGAAGAGAAATGCAGAAGGGGCAACACTGCTGATCATCGGTGGTGCAGGCGGAGTAGGTTCTATCGCCATTCAACTAGCCAAATTAGCGAATGCCACTGTGATCGCCACTGCATCAAGACCTGAAACAAAAAAGTGGTGTCTGTCATTAGGTGCTGATCATATCATTGACCATCATCAGCCGCTTCTCGCGCAACTCACTGAAAAAGGAATAGGTGAAGTGGATTTTATTTTATGCTTGAATGATACAGACGGACATTTCAAAGGCATGGCAGAAGCCATAAAACCCCAAGGCACGATCTGTACGATTGTTGAGAATCAGCACAACCTAGACATCCAATTACTCAAAAATAAAAGTGCTGCATTTGTATGGGAGTTCATGTTCACACGACCTATGTACAAAACAGCGGACATGATCAAACAGCATGAGCTTTTGACAGAGGCGGCTGAGTTATTTGAACAGGGAACATTAACGCATACCTTAACAAAGGTGCTCAGTCCGATCAATGCTGCTCATTTGAAGCAGGCACATCAAACACTTGAGCAAGGAAAGATGATTGGCAAATTTGTGCTAGAAGGATTTGAGAAAGGGGAGAGCGTATGA
- a CDS encoding MarR family transcriptional regulator translates to MEYNIHDTTVLKEEILSPEEKKTWVLYMKVLTAAGLGDVSEWMKLDMSMPQMKVLMLLNNHGSLKVSEIAEKMGASLSNMTGLLDRLEQSNFVERKHSERDRRMIVVELTEEAKNIFRSIYQKGHEKIKNSLQRLNDEEKEKVNEGLAILEKALRPERG, encoded by the coding sequence GTGGAATATAATATTCATGACACCACCGTATTAAAAGAAGAGATTCTATCTCCGGAGGAAAAAAAGACATGGGTGCTTTATATGAAAGTCCTCACAGCTGCAGGTCTTGGAGATGTTTCAGAATGGATGAAGCTCGATATGAGTATGCCTCAAATGAAGGTGCTCATGCTGCTCAATAACCATGGCTCTCTCAAGGTATCCGAAATTGCTGAAAAAATGGGCGCTTCTTTGTCCAATATGACAGGTCTGCTTGACCGTTTAGAACAGTCTAACTTTGTTGAACGGAAACACTCTGAGCGTGACCGGAGAATGATTGTCGTAGAACTGACAGAGGAAGCGAAGAATATTTTCAGAAGCATTTATCAAAAAGGACACGAAAAAATCAAAAATTCCCTGCAACGGCTCAATGACGAGGAAAAAGAAAAAGTCAACGAAGGCCTAGCCATTTTGGAAAAAGCACTGCGTCCTGAACGCGGCTAA
- the mprF gene encoding bifunctional lysylphosphatidylglycerol flippase/synthetase MprF, protein MWNKKTGMTILKMLFPIVIILVLIFVAKQELSGLSIKKTFYIIDSLNRMDLFILVFLGLVAVLSMSLYDFILRRSLDMPISGWKTIRISWIANSFNSVLGFGGLSGAGLRTLLYKEYITDTKKLLKGIALLTSSVLLGLSIFSDLILVRVLPVESIISQEPWLWAFVIIFACIVPIYIIMASIRKSSIESGESGLKHPIYAYIGASFLEWLAAGLVMYMAVVSMGMNVDVRIVLGVFAIASIGGLISMVPGGFGSFDLIFLLSMQYIGFDKEMVLTALVLYRFVYSIFPFILGLCLAAYDLTGTTLRRLEGNPRMAPAVETTNVLIVLHRALLIRLLYGSLSILTFGSGLLIMASVVLPVDRLGVITSIPRFLLSGFNGLSLMFGIILMVLSIEVYKRTKRSYVLTMIALAGGFVFTLLKGFNLSLIFILPVIMAVFVSLRNQFVKQQAPYSLYQFVAAAAGYLLVLFNYNVIGNFIWTKIGHFLSKDYLVHNERHITMTSMIALIGVPLFFFISKLIFNKKAFPIGEEADEEKLKTFLEEKGGNALSHLGFLGDKKLFFSSDGEAMLQFGRIGRCVIVLGDPTGRKSSFPLVLEEFLQQTEKAGYRVAFYQVEREGMALYHDLGFHFFKLGEEAMVDLETFSLSGKKKSNLRAVANKFEREGYTFEMLEPPYSDELIATLKQISDSWLGKKKEKGFSLGYFQEDYLQKAPIAILKDEQGVMISFVSLMPMYQEGEISIDLMRHMHDAPNGMMDALFIHLFQWAKEKGYKSFNMGMAPLSNVGTFHQSFLTERLASVIFNNVRYMYSFSGLRSFKQKYKPEWHGKYLAYKKNTSLPVTMVLVTKLIGMDPNRSRRP, encoded by the coding sequence ATGTGGAACAAAAAAACGGGTATGACGATTTTAAAAATGCTTTTTCCGATCGTCATTATCCTTGTCTTAATTTTTGTCGCCAAGCAAGAGCTGAGCGGCCTTTCCATTAAAAAAACCTTTTATATTATTGACAGCTTGAATCGAATGGACTTGTTTATTCTTGTCTTTCTTGGACTTGTCGCAGTGTTATCAATGTCCTTATATGATTTTATTTTAAGAAGAAGTCTTGATATGCCCATTAGCGGCTGGAAAACGATTCGCATTTCTTGGATTGCGAACTCCTTTAACAGTGTCCTTGGATTCGGCGGTCTATCAGGAGCAGGGCTAAGAACGCTTCTATATAAGGAGTACATAACTGATACAAAAAAACTGTTGAAAGGCATCGCCCTTTTGACTTCCTCGGTTCTTTTAGGGTTATCTATTTTCAGTGATCTGATCTTGGTGAGGGTTCTTCCTGTAGAAAGTATTATTAGCCAAGAGCCGTGGCTATGGGCCTTTGTGATTATCTTTGCCTGTATTGTGCCCATTTATATCATTATGGCATCCATTCGAAAAAGCTCGATTGAGAGCGGTGAAAGTGGTCTGAAGCATCCGATTTACGCTTATATCGGTGCATCGTTTTTAGAATGGCTGGCAGCTGGTCTTGTCATGTACATGGCTGTCGTCTCTATGGGGATGAATGTCGATGTCCGGATTGTATTAGGGGTATTTGCGATTGCATCAATCGGCGGTTTAATCAGTATGGTTCCAGGCGGATTTGGTTCATTTGATCTCATCTTCTTACTGAGCATGCAGTACATTGGGTTTGATAAAGAGATGGTACTGACGGCGCTCGTTTTGTACCGCTTCGTTTACTCGATTTTCCCGTTTATTCTCGGGCTTTGCTTAGCCGCTTACGACTTAACGGGAACGACGCTTAGACGTCTTGAAGGCAATCCGAGAATGGCACCTGCCGTAGAAACAACGAACGTCTTAATTGTGTTGCACCGTGCTCTATTAATCCGTCTATTGTACGGATCTTTATCGATCTTAACCTTTGGAAGCGGGTTGCTCATTATGGCGTCTGTTGTGCTTCCTGTCGATCGATTAGGCGTGATTACGAGCATTCCGCGTTTTCTATTATCAGGATTTAATGGTCTTTCTTTAATGTTCGGCATTATCTTGATGGTTTTGTCCATTGAAGTGTATAAACGAACGAAAAGATCGTACGTATTGACGATGATCGCCCTTGCAGGCGGATTTGTGTTTACTTTGTTAAAAGGGTTTAACCTGAGTCTCATCTTTATTCTGCCAGTCATCATGGCAGTGTTTGTCTCTCTTCGAAATCAATTTGTGAAGCAGCAGGCACCTTATTCCTTGTATCAGTTTGTAGCGGCTGCTGCTGGATATTTACTCGTTTTGTTCAACTATAATGTCATTGGCAATTTTATTTGGACGAAAATCGGGCATTTCTTGAGTAAGGATTACTTGGTGCATAATGAACGGCATATTACGATGACGAGCATGATTGCTCTCATTGGTGTACCACTTTTCTTTTTCATTAGTAAATTGATTTTTAATAAAAAAGCATTTCCTATTGGAGAAGAAGCAGATGAGGAAAAATTAAAAACGTTTTTAGAAGAAAAGGGTGGAAATGCCCTCAGTCATCTTGGCTTTTTAGGCGACAAAAAACTATTCTTCTCAAGTGATGGAGAGGCGATGCTTCAGTTTGGACGAATCGGCCGCTGCGTCATTGTGCTTGGAGATCCAACTGGACGTAAATCGTCCTTTCCGCTTGTACTTGAGGAATTTTTACAGCAGACAGAAAAAGCAGGGTATCGCGTCGCTTTTTATCAAGTGGAACGGGAAGGGATGGCGCTCTATCATGACTTAGGGTTTCACTTCTTTAAGCTTGGAGAAGAAGCTATGGTCGATTTAGAAACGTTTTCTCTCTCTGGTAAGAAAAAATCAAATTTACGAGCTGTTGCCAATAAGTTTGAACGAGAAGGCTATACGTTTGAAATGCTGGAACCACCTTATTCAGATGAGCTGATCGCAACCTTAAAACAAATCTCTGACAGCTGGCTCGGAAAGAAAAAAGAAAAAGGGTTTTCGCTCGGCTACTTTCAAGAAGACTATCTTCAAAAAGCACCGATTGCAATTCTGAAGGATGAACAAGGGGTGATGATTTCTTTTGTGTCGTTAATGCCGATGTATCAAGAAGGGGAGATTTCCATCGACTTAATGCGTCATATGCATGATGCCCCGAACGGGATGATGGATGCGCTGTTTATCCACCTATTTCAATGGGCGAAAGAAAAAGGCTATAAATCCTTTAACATGGGAATGGCCCCTTTATCAAATGTAGGAACATTTCATCAGTCCTTTCTCACGGAGCGTTTGGCCAGTGTTATTTTCAACAACGTCAGATATATGTACAGCTTCAGCGGGTTACGGTCGTTTAAGCAGAAATATAAACCTGAATGGCATGGTAAATATTTAGCGTATAAAAAAAATACGTCACTGCCTGTCACAATGGTGCTTGTCACCAAGCTGATTGGGATGGACCCGAATCGCAGCAGGCGTCCATAG
- a CDS encoding thioredoxin family protein yields MTLNEWFTKGLAERTYVHNMEKNRENLLTVYNQYAIHQKEKELFHKLQKKKLRALVITADWCGDAMVNVPIFMRIASEALIDARYFIRDEHLDLMDQYLTNGTARSIPIIVFIDQDGNEVGKWGPRSTEAQRFVDEKKPDKDAPDFEEAFQVFAKEAAHHYTTDRYLWKDIEKEIVEVLAKI; encoded by the coding sequence ATGACATTAAATGAATGGTTTACAAAGGGATTAGCTGAACGTACATACGTACACAACATGGAGAAAAACCGGGAAAATCTACTCACTGTGTACAACCAGTACGCAATTCATCAAAAAGAAAAAGAGCTGTTTCATAAGCTGCAAAAGAAAAAGCTTAGAGCGCTTGTCATCACTGCGGATTGGTGCGGAGATGCAATGGTCAATGTACCGATTTTCATGCGGATCGCAAGCGAAGCACTCATCGATGCGCGCTATTTCATTCGGGACGAGCATCTAGACCTGATGGATCAGTATTTAACGAACGGGACCGCAAGATCGATTCCGATTATTGTCTTTATTGATCAGGACGGGAATGAAGTGGGGAAATGGGGACCACGCTCAACAGAAGCACAGCGCTTTGTTGATGAGAAAAAACCAGACAAAGATGCACCTGATTTTGAAGAAGCTTTCCAAGTATTTGCGAAAGAAGCCGCACATCACTATACGACAGATCGGTACTTATGGAAAGATATTGAGAAAGAAATAGTAGAAGTTTTGGCAAAAATATAA
- a CDS encoding DCC1-like thiol-disulfide oxidoreductase family protein — MKKIIYLDQEKKKLAESKKREQRSIKSLRLLVFYDGQSPSCAKAIDLLKSLDWKNRIHFECFRHSQLLRLNKMSEEKAEKRIVSISLAKNQKNSGIYTWLKIACNIPALWGTIPFIVLSIWLGFGQHAYDYFARKRYIHSVEKVTRPDTDQQKTI, encoded by the coding sequence ATGAAAAAAATCATTTATCTCGATCAAGAAAAGAAGAAGCTCGCTGAATCGAAAAAAAGAGAACAGCGTTCCATCAAATCACTTAGGCTGCTTGTGTTTTATGACGGGCAAAGTCCTTCGTGTGCAAAAGCAATTGACTTGTTAAAATCTCTTGATTGGAAGAACCGTATTCACTTTGAATGCTTTAGGCATTCGCAGCTGCTCAGACTGAATAAAATGAGTGAAGAGAAAGCAGAAAAACGAATCGTGTCTATTTCTTTAGCCAAAAATCAAAAAAATTCAGGGATCTATACTTGGCTGAAAATTGCCTGCAACATCCCTGCACTATGGGGAACGATCCCATTCATCGTGCTCAGCATTTGGTTAGGCTTTGGGCAGCATGCGTACGATTATTTTGCGAGAAAACGGTACATTCATTCTGTCGAAAAAGTCACCCGTCCTGATACAGATCAACAGAAGACCATATAA
- a CDS encoding helix-turn-helix domain-containing protein → MKINIGQIIKLYRYKQNMTQSELAEGVCSVSHLSKIENGSKEANQDTINLLLERLGISQETLSQKARHLLSLLDEFQMNMYFYALDQAEQNAEMIIQHEEQFFSLDLGIQYHLSLFQFYLLTDKQPLALKTHRVLKKFEKTFIETEKEIFEYLDGIHIIKNGQLEEGLKKLESCFSYASIEQSDLYYHYAKALGNMGHLGDALEATHQAMDLYRQKNNFKRIIHCTLIHGVISLELKAFQTAKKYLKEVILHTSLYPDAYIKMTAYFYYGVLLKREGDFSSAVPYLLDSLNYFNQEQIEERYCETLYEIATLYAEYDRKKALPYIHELLKQPRIQPNCLYLIKIYKLMIEENPLDLKTYLIEAALPYFKHNELHSEYLFALRTLLSYAASELDERAYMSYTKTLLDHLASYVPYYKKA, encoded by the coding sequence ATGAAAATCAATATCGGGCAAATCATCAAGCTCTACCGTTATAAACAAAATATGACTCAATCTGAATTGGCAGAAGGAGTTTGTTCTGTCTCTCATTTAAGTAAAATCGAAAATGGCTCAAAGGAGGCCAATCAAGATACGATCAATTTACTGCTTGAACGGCTGGGCATCAGCCAAGAAACGCTCTCACAGAAGGCCCGTCACTTGCTGTCACTTTTGGATGAGTTTCAAATGAATATGTATTTCTATGCACTCGATCAAGCAGAACAAAATGCAGAAATGATCATTCAGCACGAGGAACAGTTCTTTTCGCTTGATTTAGGCATTCAGTATCATTTGTCCTTATTTCAATTTTATTTATTAACAGACAAGCAGCCACTCGCTTTAAAAACACACCGCGTGCTTAAAAAATTTGAAAAAACCTTTATTGAAACGGAAAAAGAAATTTTTGAATATCTAGATGGCATTCATATCATTAAAAATGGTCAGCTTGAAGAAGGCTTAAAAAAGCTTGAAAGCTGCTTCTCTTACGCTTCCATTGAACAAAGCGACCTATATTATCACTATGCAAAAGCACTTGGAAACATGGGACATCTTGGTGATGCACTTGAAGCGACACATCAAGCGATGGATTTATATAGACAAAAGAACAATTTCAAGCGGATTATTCATTGTACACTCATTCATGGTGTGATTTCACTGGAACTAAAAGCCTTTCAAACAGCGAAAAAATATTTAAAAGAGGTGATTTTGCACACTTCCCTATATCCTGATGCCTATATTAAAATGACGGCTTATTTTTATTATGGGGTGCTCTTAAAACGGGAAGGTGATTTCTCTTCAGCTGTACCTTATTTACTAGATTCACTCAATTACTTTAATCAAGAACAAATAGAAGAACGTTACTGTGAAACACTTTATGAGATTGCTACATTATATGCTGAATATGACCGCAAAAAAGCACTTCCCTACATACATGAGCTATTAAAACAGCCTCGTATTCAGCCAAACTGTTTATATTTGATCAAAATCTATAAATTGATGATTGAGGAAAACCCTCTTGATTTGAAAACCTATTTGATCGAAGCAGCCCTTCCTTACTTTAAGCACAATGAGCTGCACAGTGAGTACTTGTTTGCTCTGAGAACCTTGCTTTCCTATGCGGCTTCTGAGCTTGACGAACGTGCCTATATGTCTTATACGAAAACGCTGCTTGATCACTTAGCGTCTTACGTCCCCTATTACAAAAAAGCATGA
- a CDS encoding nitroreductase family protein: MPEIKQQTEALTVRDAVRYRRSIRKFKETPVTVEQLQPLLEDAVYAPNHKITEPWRFLYAVTDEAKAVFVERFIAFFKRNNPDAKEEKINQYRDYFSKVPALLLVVLKEDENPVVRNDDFAAVSTLIQNFQLLAWDQGIGMVWKSGRILYDKGFQQDMGLKENERFAAILHIGYPEEVPEEKSRQKASSLLTEIK; this comes from the coding sequence ATGCCAGAAATCAAACAACAAACAGAAGCGTTAACAGTTCGAGACGCTGTCAGATATAGACGATCCATTCGAAAATTCAAAGAAACACCGGTGACCGTTGAGCAGCTTCAGCCGTTATTAGAGGATGCGGTCTATGCACCGAATCATAAAATCACGGAGCCATGGCGCTTTCTATATGCGGTGACGGATGAAGCGAAAGCGGTATTTGTTGAGCGGTTCATTGCTTTCTTTAAGCGCAACAACCCAGACGCAAAAGAAGAAAAGATCAATCAGTACAGAGATTATTTTTCTAAAGTACCAGCACTTTTACTTGTTGTTCTAAAAGAAGACGAAAATCCAGTTGTGAGAAATGATGATTTTGCCGCTGTGAGCACGCTTATTCAAAACTTCCAGCTGCTTGCTTGGGATCAAGGGATCGGTATGGTCTGGAAGAGTGGCCGCATCTTATACGACAAAGGCTTTCAACAGGACATGGGCTTAAAGGAAAATGAGCGATTTGCTGCAATCCTTCACATTGGTTATCCAGAAGAGGTACCTGAGGAAAAATCACGTCAGAAAGCATCAAGTCTTTTAACTGAAATTAAATAA
- a CDS encoding YfhD family protein codes for MKKDQHQKTNHELAAQESDGEYVEFSKELADPNDVKAMARMKAADQRAKKQ; via the coding sequence TTGAAAAAAGACCAACACCAAAAAACCAACCACGAGCTTGCAGCACAAGAGTCGGATGGCGAATATGTTGAATTTTCCAAAGAACTTGCAGATCCGAATGACGTAAAAGCAATGGCACGTATGAAAGCAGCCGACCAGCGCGCCAAAAAACAATAA
- a CDS encoding YfhE family protein, which translates to MKKKEHQPTSKLKKTQEVLYQQEFKKAERAAEKRNK; encoded by the coding sequence ATGAAGAAAAAAGAACACCAGCCAACTTCAAAGCTGAAAAAAACCCAGGAAGTCCTGTATCAGCAGGAATTCAAAAAAGCGGAAAGAGCAGCAGAAAAAAGAAACAAATAA
- a CDS encoding TIGR01777 family oxidoreductase has protein sequence MNIAITGGTGFIGQHVTKVLAAEGHHLYILTRNPKESEQNHLHYVQWLTEGAAPEHELPAIDVWINLAGKSIFTRWTDKAKEGILSSRIQSTQEVRRIIEAQESKPSVLIQASAVGIYGTSQTGDFTEESPPADTDFLSHTSKLWEAEGQKIETLGIRTVYTRFGVVLGEKGTLPLMTLPYKLFAGGTIGPGSQWVSWVHVEDVAHLIAYAIHNDNISGPLNVTSPNPVQMKQLGQTIASALHRPHWLKVPSFVIQTALGEMSLLVLEGQRALPKKALLSSYDFLYPELKEAILHSEE, from the coding sequence TTGAATATCGCCATCACCGGAGGAACCGGTTTTATCGGCCAGCACGTCACTAAAGTGCTCGCTGCTGAAGGACATCATCTATATATTTTAACAAGAAATCCAAAGGAATCCGAACAAAATCATTTACACTATGTGCAGTGGCTGACAGAAGGTGCTGCGCCCGAGCATGAATTGCCTGCGATTGATGTCTGGATTAACCTTGCTGGAAAATCCATTTTCACACGCTGGACAGACAAGGCAAAAGAAGGCATCCTCTCCAGCCGCATTCAATCCACACAAGAAGTAAGGCGCATTATAGAAGCGCAGGAATCGAAACCATCTGTGCTCATTCAAGCAAGTGCTGTCGGAATTTATGGCACGTCTCAAACAGGAGATTTTACGGAGGAATCACCTCCTGCGGATACTGATTTCTTAAGTCATACATCTAAACTTTGGGAAGCTGAGGGGCAAAAGATTGAAACACTCGGCATTCGTACCGTCTACACACGCTTCGGCGTCGTATTAGGAGAAAAAGGGACACTGCCACTGATGACACTACCATATAAACTGTTTGCCGGTGGAACGATTGGCCCCGGCTCGCAATGGGTTTCATGGGTTCATGTCGAAGATGTAGCACATCTTATTGCTTATGCCATACACAATGACAACATCTCAGGTCCACTCAATGTCACATCACCGAATCCTGTTCAAATGAAGCAGCTCGGACAAACGATTGCGTCTGCCCTTCACCGCCCCCACTGGCTGAAGGTTCCATCCTTTGTCATTCAAACGGCACTTGGCGAAATGTCATTACTTGTTTTAGAAGGACAGCGTGCGCTTCCGAAGAAGGCTTTGCTTTCTTCTTATGACTTTTTGTATCCTGAATTAAAAGAAGCGATTTTGCATTCAGAGGAATAA
- the recX gene encoding recombination regulator RecX, with translation MPYITKISAQKKNTERVNIFLDEKYAFSVDLDVLVQHDLKKGKELDEADIIEIQFGDAVKKGFHQAVDYLSYRMRSVKEVADYLTKKEIPAPAISEIIHKLKDYKYVNDLEFAEAYVSTHRKTNSKGPSVLKKELKLKGIDDDTIEQALSQYPDDLQLEEAVKQVQKLVRKEKNRSAKEIEQRIKLQLQRKGFSFEMIDKALQEAYDGQEEEKEEEALLYMMEKAKRKVGYDGSFEKKMKVKQFLFRKGFDLDAIDHVLDKGE, from the coding sequence ATGCCTTATATTACAAAAATCTCCGCTCAGAAAAAAAATACGGAGCGAGTGAACATTTTTCTTGATGAAAAGTACGCCTTTAGCGTTGATCTAGATGTGCTCGTTCAGCACGATTTGAAAAAAGGGAAAGAGCTGGACGAAGCAGATATCATTGAAATTCAATTCGGTGATGCTGTGAAAAAAGGATTTCACCAGGCTGTCGATTATTTATCCTACCGGATGAGATCAGTAAAAGAAGTGGCTGATTATTTGACGAAAAAAGAAATTCCAGCACCTGCTATTAGTGAAATTATACACAAATTAAAGGATTACAAGTATGTAAACGATCTTGAATTTGCGGAAGCCTATGTAAGCACCCATCGTAAAACGAATAGTAAAGGGCCGTCCGTCCTCAAAAAAGAGCTAAAGCTTAAAGGGATAGACGATGACACCATTGAACAAGCCCTATCGCAATACCCTGATGATTTACAGCTGGAGGAAGCTGTGAAGCAGGTCCAGAAGCTTGTGAGAAAAGAAAAAAATCGTTCCGCAAAAGAGATCGAGCAGCGCATCAAGCTGCAGCTACAACGAAAGGGATTTTCGTTTGAGATGATTGATAAAGCCCTTCAAGAAGCCTATGATGGACAAGAAGAGGAAAAGGAAGAAGAAGCCCTCCTCTATATGATGGAGAAGGCAAAACGCAAGGTAGGATATGACGGCTCATTTGAAAAGAAGATGAAAGTGAAGCAATTTTTATTCAGAAAAGGCTTTGATCTTGACGCAATTGATCACGTTTTAGACAAAGGGGAATGA
- a CDS encoding YfhH family protein — MDKRYSEMTEYELKQEIASLSEKARKAEQLGIVNEYAVLERKIDMAKAYLLDPALIQTKTTYQIKDTDEEFYVEYLNGVFAWGYRVSAPNKEDALPISMLTKKD; from the coding sequence ATGGACAAACGTTATAGTGAAATGACGGAATACGAATTGAAGCAGGAGATTGCCTCTCTTTCTGAAAAAGCACGAAAGGCTGAGCAGCTTGGCATTGTGAATGAATATGCCGTTTTAGAACGGAAGATCGATATGGCCAAAGCCTACTTATTAGATCCAGCACTCATTCAAACCAAAACGACCTATCAAATCAAAGATACAGACGAAGAGTTTTACGTGGAATATTTAAATGGCGTATTTGCGTGGGGATACAGAGTATCAGCTCCAAATAAGGAAGATGCACTGCCGATTTCAATGCTTACGAAAAAGGACTGA
- a CDS encoding YpzG family protein: MSSNGKSYMEDFVQLRTTAYPQPWANAKHSASQVNGETQQTQHDIVLQNNVRKQRSK, from the coding sequence ATGAGTTCAAATGGGAAATCGTATATGGAAGACTTTGTTCAATTAAGGACAACTGCTTACCCTCAACCATGGGCGAATGCAAAGCATTCTGCCTCTCAGGTCAACGGAGAAACGCAGCAAACGCAGCACGACATCGTACTTCAGAACAACGTCCGTAAACAGCGTTCGAAGTAA
- a CDS encoding small, acid-soluble spore protein K: protein MRNKAKGFPNQVNHKFEGEPGATDAFVSKRPNGETNTRPQERMRASGKR from the coding sequence ATGCGTAATAAAGCAAAAGGCTTTCCAAATCAAGTGAATCACAAGTTTGAAGGCGAGCCAGGCGCCACAGATGCTTTTGTGTCTAAAAGGCCGAATGGTGAGACGAATACACGTCCACAGGAACGAATGAGGGCATCAGGGAAACGCTAA